The Pseudomonas nunensis genome includes the window GGTTTGGAAAACCTCACCGACCATTTGCGCCTGCACCCCATCGAAAACGCGCAAACCCTAAGCCGGCTGGGGCTGATCATGCGTCGCAGCGCCCCGCGCTCAGCATTGGCGGAGGCCTGCTTCGCGATCTATCAGAAATCGCAGAGCGAGTCTTGATCGACGGCATCTATCGGTAGATCAGTAATAGCGATTAGACGCGACAAGTTGACGCGCATAGGCTTAGAGCTGATCAAACCGTCGGTGAAGTCATGAACGCCAAGCGCCCTGCAAGCGCGGCGCCCGCACTCGAAACGCCCGCGCCCGCCGCCAGCCAGACCTACAGTTACAGCGACCTTCAATACACCGAATCGGCCAGCACCGCGCTTGCCGAGGAAGTGGCGTTGGCGATCGCCTACAACGGCATCAGCCAGGCCGTGATGCTGGTCACCCCGACGGACCTTGAAGACTTCATCGTCGGTTTCAGCCTCGGTAGCGGCATCATCGAAGACGCTACCGACATCTATGACCTGCAATTGACCGGTGAGGGCTCGGCGCAATACGCGCAAGTGACCATCGCCAATCGCGCCTTCTGGAACCTCAAGCAGCAACGTCGGCAACTCGCCGGCACCAGCGGTTGTGGACTCTGTGGCGTGGAAGCGGTCGAGCAGGCATTGCCCGATCTCAAAGTATTGCCCGGTGCACCGCTGCCGCCCGCTGAATGGCTCGACGGTTTGCGCCAGCGCATCGGCGCGTTCCAGCCGCTGGGCCAACATTGCGGCGCGGTGCATGCGGCAGTGTTCATGAACGGCCAGGGCGAGTTGCTGCTGGGCCGCGAAGACATCGGCCGGCACAACGCCCTCGACAAGCTGATCGGCGGCTTGATCCGCCAGAACATCCCGACTGCTGGCGGACTGGCGATTGTCACCAGCCGTTGCAGCCTCGAATTGATCCAGAAAGTGCTGCGCGCAGGCATCCAGACCCTCGTCAGCCTGTCGTCGCCCACGGGCCTTGCCGTGCAATGGGCCCGTCGTCACAACCTCAATCTCATCCACCTGCCGCAAAAAAGTGCGCCGCGGGTCTACAGCCCTGCGTTGGAGAATCAAGCGTGAGTCAACACAATCAAGCCGACCAGAAACCCGTTCCGCGTTACAAGCCTTACAAAGGTCCGGCCGGTGGTTGGGGCGCGCTGGCCAGCGTTGCCCGGGCCTGGTTGACCAGCGACAACGCGCTGAAAAACCTGCGCATGATGCTCAAGACCAACAAGAACGGCGGCTTCGACTGCCCCGGCTGCGCTTGGGGCGATTCCAATGAAGCCGGCATGGTGGCGTTCTGCGAGAACGGCGCCAAGGCGGTGAACTGGGAAGCCACCAAACGGCGCGTCGATGGCGCGTTCTTCGCCAAGCACAGCGTCACGGCGTTGCTGGAGCAAAGTGATTATTGGCTCGAGTACCAGGGCCGTTTGACCGAGCCATTGAGCTACGACGCTGAAACCGATCGCTACAAGCCGATCAGTTGGGAAGCGGCGTTCGCCTTGATCGCCAAACATTTGCAGGGCCTGTCGAGCCCCAATCAAGCCGAGTTCTACACCTCGGGCCGCGCCAGCAACGAAGCCGCGTACCTCTATCAATTGTTCGTGCGCGCCTTTGGCACCAACAATTTCCCCGACTGTTCGAACATGTGTCACGAGGCCAGCGGTGTGGCATTGGCGCAGAGCGTGGGCGTCGGTAAAGGCACCGTGACCTTCGACGACTTCGAACACGCGGATGCGATTTTCGTCTGGGGCCAGAACCCCGGCACCAACCACCCGCGGATGCTCGAACCCCTGCGCGAAGCGGTGAAACGCGGCGCTCAAGTGGTGTGCATCAACCCGCTCAAAGAGCGCGGCCTGGAACGTTTCCAGCACCCGCAACACCCGATCGAAATGCTCACCAACGGCGACAAGCCGACCAACACCGCGTACTTCCGTCCGGCATTGGGCGGCGACATGGCGATCATGCGTGGCATGGCGAAATTCCTGCTGCAATGGGAACGCGATGCGCAGAAGGCCGGTGAACCTGCGGTGTTCGACCACGACTTCCTGAATGAACACAGTGCCAACGTGCTGGAGTACCTCGGCATCGTCGACGACACCTCGTGGGAGCAGATCGTCGAGCAATCCGGCCTGCCGCTGGTGGAAATCGAGCGAGCGGCGCGGATGTACGTCAAAGGCAAGAACGTGATCATGTGCTGGGCGATGGGTATCACCCAGCATCGCCATTCGGTCGCGACCATCCAGGAAATCGCCAACCTGATGCTGCTGCGCGGCAACATTGGCCGGCCGGGCGCCGGTCTGTGTCCGGTGCGTGGCCACAGTAACGTGCAGGGCGACCGCACGATGGGCATCAACGAGCGTCCGCCGGTGGCGTTCCTCGACTCACTGGAACGCCGCTTCCAGTTCAAGGTGCCGCGTGAAAACGGCCATAACGTGGTCGAGGCGATTCACGCCATGGCCGATGGTCGCGCCAAAGTCTTTATCGGGCTGGGCGGCAACTTCGCCCAAGCCACCCCGGACAGCCCGCGCACCTTCCAGGCCCTGAGCAATTGCGACCTGACCGTGCAGATCAGCACCAAGCTCAACCGCAGCCATCTGGCCCACGGTAAAGAAGCGCTGATCCTGCCGTGCCTGGGCCGTACCGACATCGACATCCAGACCGAAGGCCCGCAAGCGGTAACCGTCGAAGACTCCTTCAGCATGGTCCACGCCTCCAACGGCCAGTTGCAGGCACTGTCGACCCAGATGCGTTCGGAGCCGGCCATCATCGCCGGCATCGCCGCCGCGACCCTGGGCAGCAAACCGGTGGACTGGAACTGGCTGGTAGCCGATTACGACCGCATCCGCGATCTGATTGCCGACACCATTCCGGGCTTCCGCGACTTCAACGAGCGGGTCAAACACCCGGGCGGTTTCTACCTCGGCAACAGCGCCGGAGCGCGCAAGTGGAACACGCCGTCGGGCCGGGCCAATTTCCGGCCGAACGCGCTGCCGAAAGACTTGGTGCATGAACGCACACGCGCCACGGGCGTTTTGCCGGACCTGATCATGCAATCGTTGCGCTCCCACGATCAGTACAACACCACGATTTATGGTCTGGATGACCGTTATCGCGGGGTGAAGGGTCAACGGGATGTGTTGTTCGTCAACGAGGCGGACATCATTCGCCTGGGGTTCAAGCCAGGGCAGAAGGCGGACATCGTTTCGATCTGGGACGATGGCCGTGTGCGTCGGGTGAAAGGCTTTACGTTGCTGGCGTTTGATATTCCTGCCGGGCAGGCTGCGGCGTATTACCCGGAAGTGAACCCGCTGGTGCCGCTGGAAAGCACCGGGGATGGCAGCCATACGCCGACGTCGAAGTTTGTGGCGATCCGGTTGGAAATGGCGAGTGAGACAGGTTTGATTTTGGCCAAGTCGGCGTAACACGACAGCAGGTCCGGCCTCTTCGCGAGCAAGCCTCGCTCCCACAGTGGATTTGTGTTCGACGCGGATCAAATGTGGGAGCGAGCTTGCTCGCGATGGCGGCATATCATTCAACGAATCCTCTCGCGCCAACACTTTCCAATCACCCACAAAAAAGGCCATTTCTGTATAGAAACGGCCTGTCCGAAGTAGCTAAAGACCGGCAAAAAAGCCTTAAGTTCCGCCCAAAAAACAGTAACTTATAGAATTGTGTACAAGTCGTGTTACTCGTCGGATTTCGATTGTCACAATCAGGACACAGCCTCAGGATCGCGCCGTCATCCCCTTGAGGTTCCTCTATGAAGTTCTCCTCGATTCTCTTGTTGTCCCTTAGCCTGGCCAGTGGCTTTGCTTCTGCCGGAGGCACCACCGAAGCAGGTGTGGGCGGCGCATTGGGCGGGGTTTTGGGCTCGGTCGTCGGTCAGTCACTAGGCGGCAATACAGGTTCCACCATTGGCGCGGCCCTGGGCGGCGCGGGTGGTAGCGCAGTTGGCGCAGACAAACGCAGCCGTGGTGAAGCCGCCATTGGCGGTGCGTTGGGCGCGGCAGGCGGTAACGTAGTCGGTCGCAGCCTGGGCGGCAGCACCGGCAGCCTGATCGGCTCGGCAGCCGGCGGCGGCGCCGGTGGCGCACTGGGCAACTACATGGGCAACAAGAGCGATGAGGATGACGATCGTCGCTCCTATCGCGGCGGCCGTGATGATCGTCGCTACTACCGCGATGATCGCCGTCACCGCGGCCATGCCTACGGTCACCGCAAGCATCACAACTATCGTCATCGTTGATTGCTGATTGCTGATTACTCAGCAAGCAGTTCAAAAGATCGCAGCCTTCGGCAGTTCCTACGGGTGTACATAAATCCCTGTAGGAGCTGTCGGAAGCTGCGATTTTTTCGTTTCAGAGCACCAACCGCTCCAGTGCCTCGCGCAACCCGGCAGGAATCGACACCGGCTCATTGGACGTCCGATCCACAAACACATGCACGAAGCGCCCAGCCGCACAGGCTTCATCGTCGCCGTGTTTGAACACCGCCAGTTCGTATTGCACTGAGCTATTGCCCAACTTGCCGACCCGCAGGCCGATCTCGATGCGATCCGGGAAAGCGATCGACGCAAAGTAATCACACGCCGAACTCACCACAAAACCCACGACTTCACCGTCATGAATATCCAGCCCGCCGACTTCGATCAGGTAGGTGTTCACCGCTGTGTCGAAAAAGCTGTAGTAGGTGACGTTGTTGACGTGACCGTAGGCATCGTTGTCGTGCCAGCGTGTGGTGATGGGTTGGAAGTGCGGGTAGTCGGTGCGTTGGGGCATCGGGTTGGACATTAGTATGGGTTCCTGGGTTGGGTGGCCAGTCTAAAGCGAAAACCGCGTTATCGTTTTTCGCGAGCAAGCCCGCTCCCACAGGACGAATGCGATCAACTGTGGGAGCGAGCCTGCTCGCGAAGGCGTCCACACAGACGCCGCATCACTCACTTGTCAGCAAACCCCTTCCCAACCGCCGCCAACTCCCCGATCAACCGCGCCGGCTTCCACTGATCCCCTTGCCGGGTCTCCAGCGCCAGCAACCGCTGATGAATATCTGCCAATCCCTGCCGATCCGCCCAAGCCATCGGCCCGCCCTTGTCCGCCGGGAAGCCATAGCCGTTGAGGTAAACCAGATCAATGTCATGGGCCGACCCGGCAATGCCCTGCTCAAGGATCTTCGCCCCTTCGTTGACCAGTGCCAGCAAGCAGCGCTCCAGAATCTCCTCAGGGCTGATCTCGCGCCGCTGGAAGCCCAATCCCTCGCTGACCTCCAGCACCAGCGCATCGACCTCTACATCGTGCTCAGCCTGCCGACTTCCCGGCTCATAGTGGTAATAACCGTCGCCACTCTTCTGGCCGAACCGCCCGAGCTCACACAGTCGATTGTCGACCTGGACTTCCGGCGCATCCTGACCCGTGCCAGCCAGTTCGCGAGCACGCCATCCCAGGTCAATGCCGACCACGTCATACATGCGAAACGGCCCCATGGCGAAACCGAACCCTTGCAGCGCGGCATCCACCTGATACGGGAAAGCCCCTTCAAGCAGCATCTTGCGCGCCTCAAGCACGTAGGTATTGAGCATGCGATTACCGATAAACCCGTGGCAGTTGCCCGCCACCACGCTGACCTTGCCCATGCGTTTGCCCAGATCCATCGCAGCATCAAGCACTGCCGGAGCGGTTTGCGCGCCACGGACGATTTCCAGCAGTTTCATGATGTGCGCGGGGCTGAAGAAGTGCAGGCCCAGGACCTGTTTTGGGCGGCGAGTAGCGGCGGCAATCGCGTCGATATCCAGCGCCGAAGTGTTGCTGGCCAGAATCGCTTCGGGTTTGAGCAAGCCGTCGAGCTCGCGGAAGATTTTCTGCTTCAGTTCGAGGTTTTCGTAGACCGCTTCGATCACCAGATCAACATCGCGGATCGTCGCGTAATCGGCTGCGCTGGACACTCGCGCCAGGCGAGCGTCTGCCTCGGCCTGATCGATCCGGCCCTGGCGCACGTTGTGGGTGTAAGTTTCGGCGACTGCGGCCAATGCCTGTTCAAGCATCTGCGGATTGTTATCGACCCATTGCACCGGCACCCCGGCGTTGGCCAGGCACATGACAATCCCACGACCCATGGTGCCCGCCCCGATCACGGCGGCGCGCTGAATATTGAACGGCGTCTGGCTCATTGTTGTTCTCTTGTTGGCGATCCAAAGACAGCCTTCACCATAGTCAGCCGCCACAGTTTTTTGAAATTTATTCCTGTGATGGGGGACATTCAGGGGATGGATGCAGCCCGCAAGATCACTGCAAACCCCCTTGTGGGAGCGGGCTTGCTCGCGAAGGCGCAGTGTCAGTCGACATCATCGCTGACTGTCACACCGCCTTCGCGAGCAAGCCCGCTCCCACAGGGGTAGGTGTTTCAACCGGACAAATGCGCCTGTGCCCAATCACGCACTTCGGCATACGGATAATCCTCCAGCACACCAGACCCCGGAATCGCGCGCGCCTTGAGCTTGGTAAACAACGGCACACTGATTCCGCACAAAAACCGCGTCACCCGCTCCGCCGACGGGACATGCCCGGTGTACTGCTCATGCCTGTGGATAAAATCACCGCACATCGCTTCGAAGTTTTTATCCACAAGCGCCGGCAACTCTGGTGGTGCTGGCAGTCGCGCCACATCTCCGTGACACACCGAACAATGCCCGCATTGCCGAGGCGCGTTTTCGTCGCCGAAATATTCGGCCAGGCGATAACCCAGGCAATGATCCGTGGCGAACAGATCGAGCATGGCGTGAATCCGCGCGATCTCGGTTTGTTCATGGCGTGTGAAATAGGCGTGTAATTCTTCGCTCAACGCCTGGGCATCAAAACCGGTTTGCAGCAGGCTGTAGACCTCGGTCATCTGCTTGCTTTCAAGCTCCACCCAGCCCTTCTCCTGGAAGTAATCCAGCGCTTTGACCACCCGATTACGCTCGGCCGAATGCTGCTCGTACAGCGCATCGAAATTCACCGTCGCCCAGGTGCGTGCGCGGCCGGAGGTCTGGATGATCGCCGCGACGAAGTCCTTGCGCTCACCCTCGAAACGGGCGAGCAACGCTTCGGGCTCCTGCAAGTATTTGAAGCGGTATTCCGCGTAATAGGCGTAACGCGGCGCGATGATCCCGCGCAGTTCCAATTGCACCAGCAAGGTTTTGAGCGGCAGCTGACGAATATTGCTCTGGTCTGCCAACGGCCCCAGCAGAAACTCCCACTGCCCTTCCGGCGCAGCGGCTTGCAGTTCGTCGAGCACGCAACGGATGCCGTCCAGCTCCGGCGTGTCGCCGTAAACGAAGTTTTCCAGCACGTTGAGGCTGTCGCGGTTGGCCAATACCAGGCAGTCGGAAGGCTCCCCGTCACGCCCGGCGCGGCCGATTTCCTGGCTGTAGTTTTCGATGGATTTGGGCAGGTCGAAATGCACAACGTTGCGGATGTCGCTTTTATCGATGCCCATGCCGAAAGCGATGGTCGCGACGATGCAATTGGACTGGCCACCCATGAAGCGCTTCTGAATCGCTTCCCGCTGTTCGTGGGGCAAACCGGCGTGATAAGCCTCGGCCTGGATGCCGTTGCGACCCAGGTGCTCAGCAATGTGCTCGGCGGTTTTCTGCAGGGTGACGTAGACGATGCTCGGCTGGTTCGGGCGCTGGCTCATCCACTCGACAAGACGTCGGCGTTTGTCCTGGCCGCGTACCGGTTCCACCAGCAGATTGAGGTTGGGCCGATAGAAACCGGTGGTCACCACGTCTTCGGCGGCGATGGCGAATTTCGCCTCCATGTCCGCGATGACTTTCGGCGTCGCCGTGGCGGTCAGCAGCAGGGCTTGGGGGATGTTGAACTGACGCTGGTAGTCAGGAAGCTTGAGATAATCGGGGCGGAAGTTGTGGCCCCACTCCGAGATGCAGTGCGCCTCGTCCACCACCAGCAGCGAGATCGGCACCTGCTGCAAGAAATTGCGAAAGCGCTCGTTCTTCAGGCGCTCCACGGAAATCATCAAGATCTTCAACTCGCCGGACTTGGCGCGGGCCATCACGTCACTGGCGTCATCGCGACTCTGTGCCGAATCGATACTGCCCGCCGAAATGCCGTGGCGTTGCAGGAATGCCAACTGATCCTGCATCAGCGCCAGCAGTGGCGACACCACCAACGTCAGGTGCGGCAGCAACAGCGCCGGCAATTGATAACACAGGGACTTGCCCGAGCCGGTGGGGAAAATCGCCGCCGCCGAACGCCCGGCCAACACCGCGCTGACCGCCGCCTCCTGGCCGGGCCGAAACTGTGGATAACCGAAAACCTGTTCCAGGGTGTTGTGCATAAGCTGTCACTCCGTTGACTGCTGCGATGCCAAAAGCCTAGCCGGCGATTGCAGCGAGTCGAGAAAAGGTCGGGACCAAAACGATACGGGATGATACAGCCTTGCCACCCTGCTTCTTTGCCACAGGATGAAACAAACGAAACACTTTCTTGCTCACCGAGCCACTCGGTCAAGAGGTAAGGTTCACCTCCTCAAAACCACTATCCGCGTATTTCACATCACGGCAGGACGCCTGATGGGCGCGGATTTCTCACGAAGGAACGAGCATGCCCCACACTTCGATTTTCGCCCTGGTTCTTGCATCGCTGCTGCTGAGCGGATGCGGCAAATTCCCTGACGAACCGCCGCTGCTTGCGGTGCATTCCACTGTTCAGCCAGACATCGCCAGCTGACTACGGCACCAGCACCGCCACCCGCAGTTGCTCATTCAATGCCTGCTCATGAAACACCCGGCTCTTGCTGGCCCACGCGGCATAGGCCGGGCTGATTTCGCCCGTGAACGCCGCCGCCAACTGACGTAAATCAGCGACGCTGCGCACACGCGGGCAGAAGGGTTGGCCATCACAGTTCTGGCTGGCATTGCGGTAGGTGGTCAGCAACCGATCCCACAACCCGTCACGCACTTGTCGTACCGACTTGAGCTTTACCGTGTGCACGCCCAAGCGTTGTTTCAGGCCGGGTTCGTCCAGCGCTTCGCTGTCCAGCAGCGCCTTGCCGACCATCAGCACTTCGGCGCGGGACGCAGTATCGACGTCAGCCTGGCTGGTGAGCGCATCCGGCCAACCGGTGCGATCCATATTGTCCTGAACCATCGAACCGGCCACGTCGGTGGCGCCCGTCAAACGACAAACACCTGCCCACAACAACAAAATCGAGGCCATACGTAGCCATTGCATACCTAATTCCCTTTAAGCGTTGGTCAGACGTTTGGAAACGCCCTACAGATTCTGGCGCGCACCTTACAGAGGTTCACCGCGTAATGCCTGACAAACCCGTGGGAAATTTTACTGGTAAGGGTTTTACGGTAAAAAACCTCGGGGAATGCGTAGGCCGGGTCCGAAAACACGGGTAAAACCCCTACGATTTCTGTCCATCGTGGCCATATTGCGGCGCCGTTCCAGGCCCTTCTATAGTCTGCGGCGCGGCTGAAACGGTGTCTCGGCCTGCCGTGATTTCACACAGGAGAAACCTCGATGGACACACCTTGCACGCTGACAAATCGCTTTCACCCACTCAAGTCCAGTTACAGCGACACCCCCGTGCTGGTCATCGACACCGAAGCCGATCCACACGAAATCCTCGACGCCGCCCGCCAACGCATCCGCGCCGCCAGCGATTTGCTTGAGACGCTTTATTGCCAAAGTTTCAAAGAGGCCGACCCGAGCGATATCCCAAACATCATCAACGCCCTGTACTTGCTTACCCAGGACGGCAACGAACTCCTGGAAGTTGCCCGGCAGCGCTTGCCGAAGACCACTACAGAATCCGGCCTGGTGTAGGAGCGAGGCTTGCCCGCGAAGAACGAAAACCCGGTGTACCCGATGAAAACAAAAATGCCCGATGCCCGATGCCCAACAACATCAACATCAACATCAACTGCTCGAAAAAGAAGCCTACGACGCGTGGTTCAGAGCTCAGGTACAAGCCAGCATCGACGACCCGCGCCCAAGCATTCCAGATGAAGAAGCCAGACGCATATTTGCAATCAAACGGGAGAAATTGCGACATGGGAAAAAGCTGTAGGCAATGCCCTGCCGAAGCTTCATCCCGTTCCTACAAACGAGGACTCCTTATCGCCTATCGCCGCCCTGTGGCTCAAACCTATAGTCGGAGTGTCGCTGCCAAATCAGCGACTCGGGCTTGGTCACCCGAAAGAGAGGACGCATATTTCCAACTCAATAGAGGTGTTCCTCAGTGACATCATTAAATTCGTTGTTTGATCGCTACCGCCCACTACAAACCAACCTCACCGATTCCCCGCCCCTGATCATCGACACAGAAGCCAACCCCCAGGACATACTCGAAGCCGCCCTCCAGCGAATCCGAGCCCCAGCGACCTCCTCAAAACCCTGCACTGTACCTGCTTCAAACACGGCGACGTCGAAGACATCCCGCACATCACCCACGCGCTCTACCTGCTGAATCAGGATGGCTGCGACCTATTGAAAGTCGCCCAGCAACGCATGATGGGATGGAAAGCACCTGCCTGACACCGAGTGAAGATCGTTCCCGCGCTCCGCGTGGGAATGCCTCAACGGACGCTCCGCGTTCGGCTCTTGGCACGCAGAGCGTCCCGGGCTGCATTCCCACACGGAGCGTAGGAACGATCAAAACCTGAGCATAACCATGAGCCAGTTTTTTGATGACCTAATGGAAAGCATGCAACAGATGAACGAAATCCTACGCGGTGCGCGCCAGCCTTCCCGCGAATATCAGGTTCGCTGTGTTGATCAACATCCAACACGCCGCGAAATCAGGCTTAATCCACCTCATCGAACTGCCCCTGACGGAACACGCACCATGAACCTCGCCCCCAACTTCCCCGACGACCACGCCATGCACCTGCTCATGCAGCTGCTGCACGAAGAACTCGGCCTGCCCGAACGCAAAGCCATCAGCCTCGCCACCTCGATCAACTTCGACCTCGGCTGCGACGGCGCCGATGCGCGACAACTGATGGAGGCGCTGGAAGAACAGTTTGGGATCGACTTGGTCGACTACGACGCCTACCGCTACTTCCAACCCGAAGGGTTCGATGTGCATCTCAAGCGCCGGGCGAAGGGTCGAGGTGACAAAATCCCGCTGACCATCGGCATGCTTTACCAAGCGGTCAAGGTGCAACAGTGGGATACGCAAGCTCTGGAATCTCTCCAGCGAAATACATAAATGGCATTATTCTGGCTGTTTAGCAGGCATTCGGTTGGAATAATGGCAGTTATAAAAATTAATTCCGGCCTCGACCGTTTGCAGCGGTACCGAAGGCCGTGCCTTGCAACACCCTGCAAATCACTACATAAGTGCTATTATTCTGGTAGTTAAAGCCAAATAATGAAGGAATAATGGCATATGGCTAAGAAAACAGCGCCTCTCATGCCATCCGCATCCAGACTGCTCGCGGAGTTTGGCGAACGCCTGAAACTCGCTCGACTGCGTCGCAGGCTGACCGCAAAGCAAGTCGCTGAAAGGGCTGGCATGTCGCTGACAACGCTTCGCTCTCTGGAGTCCGGCGCTTCAGGCGTGACGATGGGCGCCTATATGTCTGTGATGCAGGTTCTGGGCTTGGAGAAAGACTTGAGTAAGCTCGCAGCAACCGATGAGTTGGGACGCCAGCTGCAAGACGCGCGCTTAACTCCACAAGCGAACGCAGCAGCCGGTAAACGCCAACGAGTACGCAAAGTGACCTCCACGAAGGCGTCGTCACCAATTCGAGACAGGACGGAGGAAGCATCGGAAAGCCCCATTTCCGATTCGGATATTGAGGTTGATTTCCCGTTGAACACTCACTCGTTTTCCAAGTTGTTCACCACGAAGAAAACCAAACCCGGGACGGATTGAAAATGACACTGATCGCGGTGTATGCCGATTGGGAAACCCTGAACGGACCAAGGCGGCTCGGGTTTCTCCATGCCCGAAAAGCTCGCTCCAACAACGTGTTCGAATTTGAATACGACCCTACCGCTTTGGCCGATCCCGAATTGAACTTCACGACGCTGGATCCCCGCATCGGGCTCTTCGAAGGACGGCAATTCCCTGGCCAGCACCAGACTCGCTTCGGCGCTTTTGCCGACTCAAGCCCGGATCGCTGGGGCCAGTTGCTAATGAAACGCCGCTTGGAGCGGGACATCCGCGAAGGACTTGTCCCGAAGGGCACAAAGCTCTACGAGTCGGATTACCTTCTAGGCGTTCACGACCTCTATCGAGTCGGTGCTATCCGCTACAAGTTGAATGATGAAGGTAGTTTTCTGGACGATCGAGATGGGTTGGCAGCGCCGCCCTTTATCAAGTTACGGGAGCTGGAACAGGCAAGTCGCGCGCTGGAAAACGATCCAGACAACACCTCGCTCGATGGGCGCGAGTGGTTGAGAATGTTGATTGCACCCGGTGGCTCACTGGGCGGCGCCAGACCCAAGGCCAGCGTTGCTGACAAGAACGGTCATCTGTGGATCGCCAAGTTCCCGAGTACACGCGACGACTATGACGTCGGCGGATGGGAATTCGTGGTGAACGCCATGGCGAAGCAATGTGGTCTGCGCGTGGCTACGGGAATGGCGCAGCGCTATGCGAGTGACCATTACTGCTTCATGGTCAAACGCTTCGACCGCACTGCAACGGGAGGGCGACTGCATTTCGCTTCAGCCATGACCATGACCGACCGCGTAGACGGTGATGATGCGTCAGTAGGCGCTAGCTACCTTGAGTTGGCAGAAGTACTCGTGCAGCACGGTTCAGAGCCCGACGAAGATCTCCGCGAATTGTGGTCACGGATTGTGTTCAACATCTTGGTTTCAAATACCGACGATCACATGCGCAACCATGGCTTCCTTCTTGATCCGGGTCGTGGGTGGCGCCTGTCTGATGCCTACGACATGAATCCGGTCGCACATGCCGATGGATTGAAGCTCAACATTACCGATGCCGACAATGCGCTGGATCTCGAAATCGCTCGCGAAGTCGCCGAAATCTTCCGTGTTAGCCGTGATGATGC containing:
- a CDS encoding FdhF/YdeP family oxidoreductase, encoding MSQHNQADQKPVPRYKPYKGPAGGWGALASVARAWLTSDNALKNLRMMLKTNKNGGFDCPGCAWGDSNEAGMVAFCENGAKAVNWEATKRRVDGAFFAKHSVTALLEQSDYWLEYQGRLTEPLSYDAETDRYKPISWEAAFALIAKHLQGLSSPNQAEFYTSGRASNEAAYLYQLFVRAFGTNNFPDCSNMCHEASGVALAQSVGVGKGTVTFDDFEHADAIFVWGQNPGTNHPRMLEPLREAVKRGAQVVCINPLKERGLERFQHPQHPIEMLTNGDKPTNTAYFRPALGGDMAIMRGMAKFLLQWERDAQKAGEPAVFDHDFLNEHSANVLEYLGIVDDTSWEQIVEQSGLPLVEIERAARMYVKGKNVIMCWAMGITQHRHSVATIQEIANLMLLRGNIGRPGAGLCPVRGHSNVQGDRTMGINERPPVAFLDSLERRFQFKVPRENGHNVVEAIHAMADGRAKVFIGLGGNFAQATPDSPRTFQALSNCDLTVQISTKLNRSHLAHGKEALILPCLGRTDIDIQTEGPQAVTVEDSFSMVHASNGQLQALSTQMRSEPAIIAGIAAATLGSKPVDWNWLVADYDRIRDLIADTIPGFRDFNERVKHPGGFYLGNSAGARKWNTPSGRANFRPNALPKDLVHERTRATGVLPDLIMQSLRSHDQYNTTIYGLDDRYRGVKGQRDVLFVNEADIIRLGFKPGQKADIVSIWDDGRVRRVKGFTLLAFDIPAGQAAAYYPEVNPLVPLESTGDGSHTPTSKFVAIRLEMASETGLILAKSA
- the fdhD gene encoding formate dehydrogenase accessory sulfurtransferase FdhD, with the translated sequence MNAKRPASAAPALETPAPAASQTYSYSDLQYTESASTALAEEVALAIAYNGISQAVMLVTPTDLEDFIVGFSLGSGIIEDATDIYDLQLTGEGSAQYAQVTIANRAFWNLKQQRRQLAGTSGCGLCGVEAVEQALPDLKVLPGAPLPPAEWLDGLRQRIGAFQPLGQHCGAVHAAVFMNGQGELLLGREDIGRHNALDKLIGGLIRQNIPTAGGLAIVTSRCSLELIQKVLRAGIQTLVSLSSPTGLAVQWARRHNLNLIHLPQKSAPRVYSPALENQA
- a CDS encoding 3-hydroxyacyl-CoA dehydrogenase, whose amino-acid sequence is MSQTPFNIQRAAVIGAGTMGRGIVMCLANAGVPVQWVDNNPQMLEQALAAVAETYTHNVRQGRIDQAEADARLARVSSAADYATIRDVDLVIEAVYENLELKQKIFRELDGLLKPEAILASNTSALDIDAIAAATRRPKQVLGLHFFSPAHIMKLLEIVRGAQTAPAVLDAAMDLGKRMGKVSVVAGNCHGFIGNRMLNTYVLEARKMLLEGAFPYQVDAALQGFGFAMGPFRMYDVVGIDLGWRARELAGTGQDAPEVQVDNRLCELGRFGQKSGDGYYHYEPGSRQAEHDVEVDALVLEVSEGLGFQRREISPEEILERCLLALVNEGAKILEQGIAGSAHDIDLVYLNGYGFPADKGGPMAWADRQGLADIHQRLLALETRQGDQWKPARLIGELAAVGKGFADK
- a CDS encoding DUF1493 family protein codes for the protein MNLAPNFPDDHAMHLLMQLLHEELGLPERKAISLATSINFDLGCDGADARQLMEALEEQFGIDLVDYDAYRYFQPEGFDVHLKRRAKGRGDKIPLTIGMLYQAVKVQQWDTQALESLQRNT
- a CDS encoding RecQ family ATP-dependent DNA helicase; its protein translation is MHNTLEQVFGYPQFRPGQEAAVSAVLAGRSAAAIFPTGSGKSLCYQLPALLLPHLTLVVSPLLALMQDQLAFLQRHGISAGSIDSAQSRDDASDVMARAKSGELKILMISVERLKNERFRNFLQQVPISLLVVDEAHCISEWGHNFRPDYLKLPDYQRQFNIPQALLLTATATPKVIADMEAKFAIAAEDVVTTGFYRPNLNLLVEPVRGQDKRRRLVEWMSQRPNQPSIVYVTLQKTAEHIAEHLGRNGIQAEAYHAGLPHEQREAIQKRFMGGQSNCIVATIAFGMGIDKSDIRNVVHFDLPKSIENYSQEIGRAGRDGEPSDCLVLANRDSLNVLENFVYGDTPELDGIRCVLDELQAAAPEGQWEFLLGPLADQSNIRQLPLKTLLVQLELRGIIAPRYAYYAEYRFKYLQEPEALLARFEGERKDFVAAIIQTSGRARTWATVNFDALYEQHSAERNRVVKALDYFQEKGWVELESKQMTEVYSLLQTGFDAQALSEELHAYFTRHEQTEIARIHAMLDLFATDHCLGYRLAEYFGDENAPRQCGHCSVCHGDVARLPAPPELPALVDKNFEAMCGDFIHRHEQYTGHVPSAERVTRFLCGISVPLFTKLKARAIPGSGVLEDYPYAEVRDWAQAHLSG
- a CDS encoding glycine zipper domain-containing protein, with the protein product MKFSSILLLSLSLASGFASAGGTTEAGVGGALGGVLGSVVGQSLGGNTGSTIGAALGGAGGSAVGADKRSRGEAAIGGALGAAGGNVVGRSLGGSTGSLIGSAAGGGAGGALGNYMGNKSDEDDDRRSYRGGRDDRRYYRDDRRHRGHAYGHRKHHNYRHR
- a CDS encoding acyl-CoA thioesterase gives rise to the protein MSNPMPQRTDYPHFQPITTRWHDNDAYGHVNNVTYYSFFDTAVNTYLIEVGGLDIHDGEVVGFVVSSACDYFASIAFPDRIEIGLRVGKLGNSSVQYELAVFKHGDDEACAAGRFVHVFVDRTSNEPVSIPAGLREALERLVL